In Nitrospinota bacterium, the sequence CATGGGATATATTCTCCTTTCGGGAATTATACCATTTGCGGCGGGCTGGGTGTGAAAGCGCCTTCAACCCTTTCACCTCCCGCCAAGCAGGTTGTATAATCCTTCAAAACACTCTATTCAAAACAATGACCGATCTCTGGAGACTGATACTCGATCCGCCGTGTGGCGGCGCTTTGAACATGGCCGCCGACTCCCTGCTGTTAAAACAGGCGGAGAACGGCGCGCCCCCTGCGCTGCGGCTGTATGGATGGAGCCGCCCATGCGTGTCCATCGGGTACGCCCAGGACATTGGCGACGTGGACATTGAAAACGCCGGGGCCGTCGGCGCGGACATCGTCCGCAGGCCCACCGGCGGCAGGGCTGTGCTGCATCATGACGAACTGACCTACGCGGTGGCCATACCCTCATCAAGCACACTATTCGGCCCGCTGGGGGATGTGTACGAACTGGCGGCGCGCGCCATCCGGCTGGCGATAGAGTCGTTCGGTATCAGCGTTGACAGCCCCGCCCATCATTCCGCGCCGGGGCGCAATCCGTGCTGTTTCGCGTCCCGGACCAGAAGCGAGATTTCGGTGAATGGCCGGAAGGTTGTGGGAAGCGCCCAGCGCCGGGTGAAAAATGCGGCCCTCCAGCACGGCTCGATCATCCTTTCGATGGACGTTACGGCCTATCTTTCTTGCCTGAGCTGGAAAAACGATGCGGCAAAGATGAAGACGGCCGCCGGAATCGGCGGATTGAATGATGGCAGGGAAATCTCCATCGCCAGTGATGAACTGGCGGGGGAGGTTGTCCGCGCCTTTGAAAAACTGCACAGGATAAGTTTTGACAAGCGCCCGTTCTCACCGCAGGAACTAAGTGAAATAGAGTTGTCCGGCGAGGCGTTCGCGGCGCCGGATGGGGTCACCGGAGCGCGGTCACTTTAGCGGCGCCCACTTTTTCGACCCGTTATAGTCCTTCCCGGTCCATATCGTGAAAAGCCGGGTGACCTCCCCTCCCCTTTCGATGGGGATTTGCTTTACCTTCTTCACATCCGTGAGCCTGTAAAGCTCCTCCGGCGGTTCTTCGAACCTCAAATCGGTGACTATAATCGCCGTGCGCCCGGCCAATGTCTTTTCGTCGTCCCAGAAATCGAACTGGTCCGTCCTCTCGTTTATGCACGCCACCGGGATTTTATTTTTCGTCGCGAACATCATCTGCGAACAGAGCACCCAGTGATGCGCCAGAGCGAAAGGTTCCCCCCCCTCCTCGCGCTTGATCTTTTCGTACAGGGCCGATATTTCCGGCCCAACCTTGTCCCACCCGAGGATCTCGTTTGTTATGTCATATTTCGCCTTGATCGGCAGGATGGGATGGAACACATGTATGTAAAACGCGGCGAAAGCGGCGCAAGCCATGGCCGTGGCGGCCCAGAACCAGCCTTTGGCCCACGCTCTGGCCCTGCCAGTCCATTTTTCCATCCCTTCGAACCCCAGCGACACTGTCATCACAATCGCCGTAAGGTATCCGAAGGCTGGCCAGTGCGGCTCCGCTTCGTCCGTCCACACGGTCACTGCATAGAAGAAAAGAAGCGTGGGAATGGAAAACGCCGCCAGCGTGGCGTAACGCGCGTCCCCGCCAATCGCGCGCTTAACCCCTTTTACGCATCCCCACAGGAGCCCGATAAAATACAGGGGTGTGACATACAATCCTTGTCCGCCCACAAGCCTGCCGAAGTTGTTCCATGAAAAACCGGCCCAATGATGCCTCTCCACCAGGTGGAACTTGAAGCTGGGCCAATGGTTTGCATAGTTCCAGCAGATCACAGGCGAGAACACCGCCAGCGCGATAAGCCCCATGATGTACGGCTGGGGCCTTAGATACCAATGCCTGTAAGCCGGGACCGCCGCCACAAGGACCATCATCGAAGGGAGCAGCAGGATGGCGAAATATTTGCTCACAAGCCCCGCGCCCAGGATCACCCCCAGCGCATACCACAGCCACGCCGGGCCATTGTCCACAAGCAGCCGGCGCGCCACTATCACAAACAGTATGTACAGAAACGCCGCGGGGATGTCCGGCACCATCTGGAGCGCGCCGATCCCGAACATGGGGATGAGGTTGAACACCAGCAGTGAATAGAAAGCGATTCGAGCATCGCCGAAAATGTCCATCACCAGCCGGTACATCAGCCAGCAGATGCCTATGAACAGGACGAGCGACGGCAGGCGGGTCATGAAGGCAGAATCGCCGCCGATGGAGGTGGACAGGCTGATCAGCCACGCCACCATGGGAGGATGGTCGTAATAACTCAAGGCGAGCTTGCGCGACCAGGCCCAGTAATAGCTTTCAGAGTCGCCAAGGCCCGTAAGCCCCATCATGGCCATGCGGAACAGGGCGAATCCGGTCACCAACGCGGCGCTCCACAAGGCGTAACGCCTGCTTGCCGGCGTTGTCATCAGACCGCCACGAACGATATGCCGTACCGCGAACAGACCTGCTCCATCGCGGGCATGTCCACCACCAGCGTCTTGCCCGCCTCCACCGCCAGAACGGATGCCTTGAACCGCCCCATAGTTTCCACGGTGGTAACGCCCACTGCAGGCACGTCGAACCTCTCGTCCTGGTCCGGCTTTGCCACCTTGCACACCACCGCTCCTTCTCCGGCGATCCGTGCGCCTCTTTCGATGGCCTCGTCCGTCCCCTCGATGGCCTCAACGGCGAGAACGGCCCCGTCCTTCACCACCACCGTCTGCCCGATGTCCATCGCGGCTATGCCCCTGGCCATTTTCATGCCGAAAGTTATGTCCGCCCTCTGCGCCTCCAACGGGGCCCGGCCGGCCAGAAGCCCGGCTCCGGGCATGTGGTGTTTGAGGAATTCGGTCTGGCTGACCACCGTGAAACCCTCTTTTTCAAGGGCGCCGGTTATGGCGTTCATCACCGCGTCGTCGTTTTTCAGGTCCAGGCTTCTCATTATGGACAAAGCCTTAAGGTCGAATTTAGGATTTTTGTAAAGCACACGCTTGTCCACCTTGCCGAGCATGGTGATCTCGGTGACTCCGCTCTTTTTGAACGTGGAGATCACTTTGCCCGCCTGACCCAGCCCCATCAGGTTGACGCTGGAGACAATCGGCGCAAGCAGTTCGGCGGCCGCCTGGTCGAACACCACCGCCACCACCTCGCGCCCTGCGCAGACAGCTTCCCTTGCGAATATTGCGGGAAGCTCCCCCTTCCCGGCGATCAGTCCGGCGGGTTTATGTTTCATCAGACGGCGGGAGCTAGGGACTTCCTGACCAATTTCAACTTGTCGAGCGCCATAAGCGCGACTTTCAGCGACAGCAGTTCGTTTTCCACCGATATGCGCCGGTCCGCCCCGTTGGCGGCGCAGTCTATCAGATGCGCCAGTTCCAGCTTGAGCGGATTGTCCTTGTGGACGAAAATCTTCTCCACCAGCGACTCCTGGGCGTACCGCAGCTCCTGCCGTGAAAGCTGGTGCTGCGACGACGCGCGGCGGTGCACCACGATGTCCTGGTGGGTATAGTCCAGGTAGATGTACTCTTTCTCCTGCGTAACCGCCAGCGACCGGATTTTCTCCTGCGACACCCGTGAGGCGAGCATGTTGGCCATGCAGCCATTCTCAAAGCGCATCTGGACGTTGACCACGTCCTCATTGTCCGAGAACACCGAAGAGCCGATCACGTTAAGCTCGGCGATGGGTGAGTTGACCAGGTTCAATATTATGTCCAGGTCGTGGATGAGCAGGTCCAATATCACCCCGTCGTCCTTCATTCTCGGATCGAACGGGCCCATGCGGCGCGACTCGATGAATATGGGATCATGCGCCACTTTCATAAGCTCCTGCACGGCGCCGTTGAACCTTTCCACGTGCCCCACATGGAGCGCCACCCCTTTTTTGTCCGCGATGTCGAAAAGCTCCGCCGCCTGGGCAAGGTCGCTGCAGATGGGCTTTTCCACCAGGCAGTTTATCCCCGCCTGCAGGCATGCCTTTGCTATGGTGTAATGCTGGACCGTTGGCACGGCGATGGAGACCACGTCCACCTTGCCGAAAAGGGATGTGAAATCGGTGTAGCTTTCAGTATTGAACCTGCGCGCTATTTCCGCCGCCTTGGCCCCGTCTATGTCCACCACGCCGGCAAGCTCCACCCCTGGAAGCTCCGAATATACGCCCACATGATACTGCCCCATCCTCCCGGCGCCGATGACCCCGGCGTTGATGACGCGGCTGTTCTTCTCTTTCGCGCTCATTTACTCACTGCTCTGGTTGTGAAACAAAGCTGTCATTATATACCATGCCGTCCTTCATTCTGACAACCCTCCCCATTTTTTCGGCAAGCGATTGATTATGCGTGACTATCACGAATGTCTGCCCGCGCTCGGCGTTCAATTTCGTGACAAGCCCGAAGACCTCGTCGCCGGTGGCGGTGTCCAGGTTGCCGGTGGGCTCGTCGGCAAGCACCATGGCCGGGCCGTTGACCAGCGCCCGGGCGATGGCCACCCGCTGCTGCTCCCCGCCGGAAAGTTTTCCGGGCCGGTGGCCGGAGCGGGCCTTTAGCCCCACCATCTCCAGCAACTCCCCGGCTTTATTAACCGCGTCCCGCCTGTTCGCCCCGGCGATCATGGCGGCCAACGCCACATTCTCCTCGGCGGTGAACTCCGAAAGCAGGTGGTGGAACTGGAAAACAAAACCCACCATGCGCGACCGGAAGGAGGCCAGTTCCCGCTCTTCCATGGCGAATATGTCCGTCCCGTTGTATAGCACACGCCCTTCCGACGGCTTGTCCAGCGCCCCCATGATATGTAAAAGGGTGCTTTTGCCCGCCCCGGAGGCGCCCATCACTCCGACGATCTCCCCGGCGCCCACCGAAAGGTCCACCCCATTGAGAACTTCAATCCGGCTTTGGCCCATGAAAAAGTGGCGGCGAAGCCCCTCCACCCTCACGAATTCTTCCACGTTCTTCTTTTCCATATTCACGATAACTATCCTAGCGCGGCGAGCACTGCGCCCGATATGAGCGGGACGGTCAGGTTGTCGTCCACTGGGCCGGAATAAAGCTCCGCCGCCGCCGCCGCCGCCGCTCCGGCCACCGAGAGGGGAAGCGGGAAACCGCCTATGCCCACGGCCACCGCCACGCACACCGCGAACATCGCAAGGCTTCCTTCAAGCGACCGGCCGTTGTGAAGCCTGAACCTGCCGAATTTTTTTCCAAGTATCGCCGCCGCCGGGTCCCCCAGCGATATGAAGTAAAGCACCGTCACCGCTATCACCGGAGAGAACAATATCAGCGCCAGCGCCGTCCCGCCAAGCATGTACGCAACGCCTGTGAGCACATGCGCCTCCTTCTTTTTCATCAGGAACGCAAAATGCCGCGCAAACCAAAGGTTCACCTTTTCATTGCGTATCCGCGCCGTGTCGAAAGCAAGCCATCCGAACGCCGCCGCCACCATCAAAGCGGTGACAAGGCTTCTGGGCACCGGCTCAAAAAGGTACACGGTGGGTATTATGGAGGCTGTGAGCGCATGGAAGAGCTTTCGCGGCATGTGCGAATCGTGAAAAACCCGGGTCATCCGCCAGCCCGCCTTTTATTCATAGCGCAACGCCTCCACTGGATCGAGCCTCGAGGCGCTCCATGAAGGGTATATGGTGGCCAGCGCCGTGATAAAAAGCGCGGCCAGCGATATCATCCCCACGTCCGAATAGTCTATAAGCACCGGGAGGGTGTCCACGTTATAGACATCCTTCGGCAGTTTTATGAACTGGTACCTGTCCAGCAGGGCGCAAAGGGTAAATCCGCCGATGTTCCCCAGCAGCACCCCCGCCACGCCGATTATCATCCCTTCCAGGAAAAACACCTTCATCACACTTCCCTTGGATGCGCCCATCGCCTTTAAGATCGCTATGTCCCGCGATTTTTCCATCACCACCATTATCAGCGTGGAGACGATGTTGAACGCCGCCACGCAGACTATCAGCGCCAGGATAATCCCGATCACCGCCTTCTCCAGCGCCAGTGCGAAGAACAGGTTGCGGTTCAACTGGCGCCAGTCCCGCACCACATACGGATAGCCAAGCGTCTCGCCGATCTTTTCGGCTATGGCGGGGGCCTTGTAAATGTCGTCCACCTTCACCTCCACCCCGGTGACGTTTTCCCCCATCCCGAAAAGGGACTGGGCCTGCGAAAGGGAGATGAGCGCCAGCGACGTGTCGTATTCATACATCCCGGCGCTGAATATGCCCGCCACGTAAAACTCCCGTGAAACAGGCGCCGCGCCGCCGGGGGTGATCTTCCCGGAGGGGCTGACCACCGTTATCGGATCGTTCAGGGTGACATGGAGGTTACGCGCCAGTTCGGACCCGATCACGATGCCATGCCGCGTCACCTCCACCGGCAGGCCTAGGTCGTCCATCTCCATCCCCTTGCGAGCAATGCCTGTGGCCAGCGGCTCCAGGCTCCCTTCCTTTATGTAATTGCCGATGTCTGTGGACTTGATTTCGCGCGAAAGGTCCACCCCCCGGATCACCACGCCGGACACCCTTGTGGCGGAGGTGAGCATCACCTGGTTCATCACGAAAGGAGACACGGCGGCCACCCCGGGGGTCTGTCTGGCGATGTCCACAATACGCTTTGATTCGCTTATCCCCCCCGTGGCCACATGGGTGATTATTATGTGGGAGTTTGCGCCGAGGATCTTCTTTTTCAGGTCTTCCTGCATCCCGGTCATCACCGCCAGCACGACGATGAGCGCGGTGACCCCCACGGCGACGCCGAGGATGGATATCCATGTGATAAGCGATATAAACGTCTGTTTTCGCTTGGCCTTCAGGTATCGAAGGCTGATGAACCATTCGTATGACATAGGAATGAAGTATAACGCAATAGCGCGGGATTAGGGTCAAATTTTGGGGAGGCGCTATGCAGTTTGAAGTATGGGCAGACCTTTGTGTCTGCCCTCTGATGGGCGCACACGCAGGTTCCCAGCAAAAGTTCAGGAGTATGCAAGCGTTACTTGTAAATTGAATGATCTCCTACGGAATGAAAATAGACCGTTCCCTGCTCTCCAAATTCAAAAATAATGCGATGTTTCCGGTCGAGCGAAAAAGCCCAGAAATCCCGCAAACGCCCGTGCAGCTTGTGGGGTTTCAGCCGCGGGTCAAACGGATTGGAGCGGAAAACAACTTCCTTTTCCTCAGCGATAACTTTGATATTTTCTGGCAGGTTTTTATATTGACGGGCAAAAAGCGGGGAATAGACGATTTTCACAGGCCTAGCGGAGGGATTTTAAAGATTTTAAGACTTTCCCTTTCCCGGCGGCTATTTCTTTCCTGCTGGCGGCAAGCTCGCTGAACAACTGGTTTTCTTTCCACAACCGCAAAAGGTCAACAAAGAAATCCACCTCATTTTCATACCGCCCCTTGCGAAGCGCGGAAGAAAATTCTTTTCGAAGCTTTGGAGGCACGGTCACGGTATTCATATTAGTGTCAGTTTACCATAAATCAGGCGTTTTTCCCCGGGAGCGCGGGGTGGCGCGGCCACAGCGAGTGGCGCGGCCACAGCTAATTGCGCCGCCACAGCGAATTGCCAGCATCACTTTAATGGAGCCTCAAAGACTCCATAATGCTTCCCCGTGCTTGCCTCTATTAGCGCTTCCCCGTGGCCGCATCCATTAACGCTTCCCACAGTGGCCGCATCTATTAGCGCTTCCCCGTGGTCGCTGACCACGGATTCCTAAAGCGAGGAACCGGGGTCAAGGCGCTCGCATCCTCTCCACCAAGTGGAACTTTCACTACTCTCCCCCCTCCTTATACCTCTCCATCCCCCACGTTAAAATCCTTACCTTCTTCCCGTCCGTTATCACCCTCACCTCGCCGTCCATATCCGTGCGGAAGACCCGCATCCCGGCGGCTTTTATCCGCTCCAACGCTTTTGCGCTTGGATGATGGTGGTTGTTCCGGTATCCGGCGCTGATAATCGCCGTCCTGGCCCCCACCGCCTTCAAAAACTCCGGTAATGACGACGACGCGCTGCCGTGATGGGCGATCTTTATCACGTCCGCCCGGATGTCCGCCCCGGAACTCACCAGCCATTGCTCCGCCTCCTTGCCGATATCGCCAAGGGTCAAAACCCGCACCTCGCCGTATTCAAGCATGATGGCCAGCGAGGCGTTGTTCACAGCCTCCTTATACGGCGCTTCCCCATTTGGCGGATTCAAGACTCTCGCCTTCAACCCGCCGGGAAATTCCAGCGTGTCCCCCGCGTACAACCGCCGGTGGCCCCCCGGCGCTTTGATGGAGCCGCGAAGCTTTTCCATCGCCTCGCTTTGCGCCCCGTTGTCCATGAACATCTCCGGCGCCGCCAGCGACGCCAATCCCGCCAACCCGCCCAAATGGTCCGAATCCTCGTGGGTGGCGATCATGGCGGTGATCCCGCTCCTCCCTTCGCGGAACAAAAGCGGCGCCACCAGCGACCGCCCCGGATCGAATGTCTCAAACTTCGGCCCGCCGTCTATCACCATCGCCCCTTTTTGCGGCCACAGGACCATTGTGCAATCACCCTGCCCGATGTCCACAAACCGCGCCACAAGCTCTCCGCCATCCCCCGCGGACCTGGGCGGGACCAGAAAAATCACCAGCGCAACCACAGCCGCGCCCCCCGCCGCAATCCATCGGGCCGCGCCGCGTTTCATCAAAAGCAGCGCCCCGATACTTAAATAATAAAACGCCAGCGCCGCCGGATGGAACGCCGTGACAGCCTTGTATGACATGGGCAGTCCCGCGGCCCATGCCGAAAGTGTCCCGATCAGCCCCATCATCCAACCAGTCAGGTCCGTGGCGAGGCCATGCCCTCCCATCGCCCAAAGCATCCCCCAGGGTATGGCAAACGAAGATATTGGCACCACGATCGCGTTGACCAGGAATCCATAGACCGGCGCGTTATTGAAGTGATACGCCACTATAGGGGCCGTGCCGATGGTGGCGAAGACGGAGACGGCGATGTATGAAAAGAGCCACGGGGCCTTGCGGACAATGGTTTGACGCCATGTGGGGGCTATCTCCTCCAGCGGGGTGAGGAAAAACATCGGTTTCCACCACCGTTCCATGAATATGACGATGGCGAACACCGCCGTGAAGGAAAGCTGGAATCCCGCGTCGAAAAGCGCCCAGGGCCACATGAGCAGGATGATAAACAGCGCCACGCCGAACGAGCCGTAAAAGTCCCGCCCGCGCCCAGCCATCACCGCCGCAAGGTACACCCCGATCATTATGGCCGACCGTATTATGGGAAACTTCATCCCCGTGAGCGCCGCATAGAACACCGCCATCATAAGCGCCACAAACGCCGCGCCCCGCATCGGGATCCCCGCCGACGCCCAATGATAACGGACAGGGTAGGCCATGGCGAAAAACATGAGTTTCGCGGCGAAAAAACAGGCCATCGCCACGA encodes:
- a CDS encoding lipoprotein-releasing ABC transporter permease subunit — translated: MSYEWFISLRYLKAKRKQTFISLITWISILGVAVGVTALIVVLAVMTGMQEDLKKKILGANSHIIITHVATGGISESKRIVDIARQTPGVAAVSPFVMNQVMLTSATRVSGVVIRGVDLSREIKSTDIGNYIKEGSLEPLATGIARKGMEMDDLGLPVEVTRHGIVIGSELARNLHVTLNDPITVVSPSGKITPGGAAPVSREFYVAGIFSAGMYEYDTSLALISLSQAQSLFGMGENVTGVEVKVDDIYKAPAIAEKIGETLGYPYVVRDWRQLNRNLFFALALEKAVIGIILALIVCVAAFNIVSTLIMVVMEKSRDIAILKAMGASKGSVMKVFFLEGMIIGVAGVLLGNIGGFTLCALLDRYQFIKLPKDVYNVDTLPVLIDYSDVGMISLAALFITALATIYPSWSASRLDPVEALRYE
- a CDS encoding ABC transporter ATP-binding protein, which produces MEKKNVEEFVRVEGLRRHFFMGQSRIEVLNGVDLSVGAGEIVGVMGASGAGKSTLLHIMGALDKPSEGRVLYNGTDIFAMEERELASFRSRMVGFVFQFHHLLSEFTAEENVALAAMIAGANRRDAVNKAGELLEMVGLKARSGHRPGKLSGGEQQRVAIARALVNGPAMVLADEPTGNLDTATGDEVFGLVTKLNAERGQTFVIVTHNQSLAEKMGRVVRMKDGMVYNDSFVSQPEQ
- a CDS encoding type II toxin-antitoxin system YoeB family toxin — encoded protein: MKIVYSPLFARQYKNLPENIKVIAEEKEVVFRSNPFDPRLKPHKLHGRLRDFWAFSLDRKHRIIFEFGEQGTVYFHSVGDHSIYK
- a CDS encoding Gfo/Idh/MocA family oxidoreductase, with protein sequence MSAKEKNSRVINAGVIGAGRMGQYHVGVYSELPGVELAGVVDIDGAKAAEIARRFNTESYTDFTSLFGKVDVVSIAVPTVQHYTIAKACLQAGINCLVEKPICSDLAQAAELFDIADKKGVALHVGHVERFNGAVQELMKVAHDPIFIESRRMGPFDPRMKDDGVILDLLIHDLDIILNLVNSPIAELNVIGSSVFSDNEDVVNVQMRFENGCMANMLASRVSQEKIRSLAVTQEKEYIYLDYTHQDIVVHRRASSQHQLSRQELRYAQESLVEKIFVHKDNPLKLELAHLIDCAANGADRRISVENELLSLKVALMALDKLKLVRKSLAPAV
- a CDS encoding DNA internalization-related competence protein ComEC/Rec2 gives rise to the protein MNGDSPDTSIEHPALLASFSFAAGIAFGRFYDCDPAILGAVALGFAAALWRADIGLRVIMALALAGGAAVISGHGFKEIRSNHVSRMDIEGDVAATVEVKFTDSVRPHNTRYIVEVKSIGGAQASGAARLVMRRGTGYSSFEPSPGDILLLENVKFRQPRGFRNIGAFDYEAYMKERDIHGDFFTGKKTNITLTGTTFNWMRPVEAVKERMRRNLDMGKREATAITWAILLGDDGMITPEQRSDFSRAGTAHILSVSGLHVGFVAMACFFAAKLMFFAMAYPVRYHWASAGIPMRGAAFVALMMAVFYAALTGMKFPIIRSAIMIGVYLAAVMAGRGRDFYGSFGVALFIILLMWPWALFDAGFQLSFTAVFAIVIFMERWWKPMFFLTPLEEIAPTWRQTIVRKAPWLFSYIAVSVFATIGTAPIVAYHFNNAPVYGFLVNAIVVPISSFAIPWGMLWAMGGHGLATDLTGWMMGLIGTLSAWAAGLPMSYKAVTAFHPAALAFYYLSIGALLLMKRGAARWIAAGGAAVVALVIFLVPPRSAGDGGELVARFVDIGQGDCTMVLWPQKGAMVIDGGPKFETFDPGRSLVAPLLFREGRSGITAMIATHEDSDHLGGLAGLASLAAPEMFMDNGAQSEAMEKLRGSIKAPGGHRRLYAGDTLEFPGGLKARVLNPPNGEAPYKEAVNNASLAIMLEYGEVRVLTLGDIGKEAEQWLVSSGADIRADVIKIAHHGSASSSLPEFLKAVGARTAIISAGYRNNHHHPSAKALERIKAAGMRVFRTDMDGEVRVITDGKKVRILTWGMERYKEGGE
- a CDS encoding lipoate--protein ligase family protein; protein product: MTDLWRLILDPPCGGALNMAADSLLLKQAENGAPPALRLYGWSRPCVSIGYAQDIGDVDIENAGAVGADIVRRPTGGRAVLHHDELTYAVAIPSSSTLFGPLGDVYELAARAIRLAIESFGISVDSPAHHSAPGRNPCCFASRTRSEISVNGRKVVGSAQRRVKNAALQHGSIILSMDVTAYLSCLSWKNDAAKMKTAAGIGGLNDGREISIASDELAGEVVRAFEKLHRISFDKRPFSPQELSEIELSGEAFAAPDGVTGARSL
- a CDS encoding glycosyltransferase family 39 protein — translated: MTTPASRRYALWSAALVTGFALFRMAMMGLTGLGDSESYYWAWSRKLALSYYDHPPMVAWLISLSTSIGGDSAFMTRLPSLVLFIGICWLMYRLVMDIFGDARIAFYSLLVFNLIPMFGIGALQMVPDIPAAFLYILFVIVARRLLVDNGPAWLWYALGVILGAGLVSKYFAILLLPSMMVLVAAVPAYRHWYLRPQPYIMGLIALAVFSPVICWNYANHWPSFKFHLVERHHWAGFSWNNFGRLVGGQGLYVTPLYFIGLLWGCVKGVKRAIGGDARYATLAAFSIPTLLFFYAVTVWTDEAEPHWPAFGYLTAIVMTVSLGFEGMEKWTGRARAWAKGWFWAATAMACAAFAAFYIHVFHPILPIKAKYDITNEILGWDKVGPEISALYEKIKREEGGEPFALAHHWVLCSQMMFATKNKIPVACINERTDQFDFWDDEKTLAGRTAIIVTDLRFEEPPEELYRLTDVKKVKQIPIERGGEVTRLFTIWTGKDYNGSKKWAPLK
- a CDS encoding LpxI family protein: MKHKPAGLIAGKGELPAIFAREAVCAGREVVAVVFDQAAAELLAPIVSSVNLMGLGQAGKVISTFKKSGVTEITMLGKVDKRVLYKNPKFDLKALSIMRSLDLKNDDAVMNAITGALEKEGFTVVSQTEFLKHHMPGAGLLAGRAPLEAQRADITFGMKMARGIAAMDIGQTVVVKDGAVLAVEAIEGTDEAIERGARIAGEGAVVCKVAKPDQDERFDVPAVGVTTVETMGRFKASVLAVEAGKTLVVDMPAMEQVCSRYGISFVAV